Proteins found in one Alicyclobacillus cycloheptanicus genomic segment:
- the deoC gene encoding deoxyribose-phosphate aldolase produces the protein MKKIERAAGGLVVRQTTAGLEVLLIDDAYGHTAFPKGHLEAGETWEMAAVREIEEETGIEARILAPLGRVAYDIERDGQPIRKEVRLFLLEAIDESVEPTPQQEELARAYYLPWQDAGARHNERGYDNWKWIFDKAKRLWEWHEGRYEEAWRQLDAGQDTDVLAAKWREVQPWLRQLIAAVETELRWTAPDIASAWQKVERPAEPAFPLTIADPQAALLGAIEHTLLKPEASVVDIENLCQEALAYNFRAVCVNPQHIALVSARLQGSDVVPCVVVGFPFGTTDLAALRAETEAVIENGAREVDMVIPFGSMREDDIWHTYAAVAAVVQTAQKHPGVRTKAILETHFLTIDQLVKASIAALAAGADFIKTSTGFAPSGARVADVACMATLAGASRGVKASGGIRTRAAALNFLRFGATRLGASSGPTLVRK, from the coding sequence ATGAAGAAGATTGAACGTGCGGCTGGCGGCCTCGTCGTTCGACAGACGACCGCAGGACTCGAAGTTCTGCTGATTGATGACGCCTATGGCCATACCGCATTTCCGAAAGGCCATCTCGAAGCAGGGGAAACCTGGGAGATGGCGGCGGTCCGCGAGATTGAAGAAGAGACGGGTATAGAGGCACGGATTCTGGCGCCCCTGGGCCGTGTTGCCTACGACATCGAGCGGGACGGACAGCCCATCCGCAAGGAGGTGCGGCTGTTCCTGCTGGAGGCGATTGACGAATCGGTTGAGCCGACGCCGCAGCAGGAAGAACTCGCGCGGGCCTATTACCTGCCCTGGCAGGACGCCGGAGCGCGCCACAACGAACGCGGGTACGACAACTGGAAATGGATTTTCGACAAAGCAAAACGGCTGTGGGAGTGGCACGAAGGCCGCTATGAGGAAGCGTGGCGCCAGCTCGATGCCGGGCAGGATACGGATGTGCTCGCGGCGAAGTGGCGCGAAGTTCAACCGTGGCTGCGCCAGCTGATCGCGGCCGTGGAAACGGAACTGCGCTGGACGGCGCCTGACATCGCGTCCGCCTGGCAGAAGGTCGAGCGCCCAGCGGAACCGGCGTTTCCGCTGACCATCGCAGACCCGCAGGCTGCTCTGCTCGGCGCCATTGAGCACACCCTGCTCAAGCCGGAAGCGAGCGTGGTCGACATCGAAAACCTGTGCCAGGAGGCACTGGCCTACAACTTCCGCGCCGTGTGCGTCAACCCGCAGCACATCGCCCTGGTCAGCGCGCGGCTGCAGGGTTCGGACGTCGTTCCCTGCGTGGTGGTCGGATTCCCGTTCGGCACCACCGACCTCGCGGCGCTGCGGGCGGAGACCGAGGCCGTGATTGAAAACGGCGCCCGGGAAGTCGATATGGTGATTCCATTCGGCTCCATGCGGGAAGACGACATCTGGCACACCTACGCGGCCGTTGCGGCCGTGGTGCAGACCGCACAGAAGCACCCGGGTGTGCGCACGAAGGCGATTTTGGAGACGCATTTCCTGACCATCGATCAACTCGTCAAGGCTTCCATCGCGGCGCTCGCGGCCGGGGCCGATTTCATCAAAACCTCGACCGGCTTCGCGCCGTCCGGCGCGCGCGTTGCCGATGTGGCTTGCATGGCAACGCTCGCTGGTGCGAGCCGCGGGGTCAAGGCGTCCGGCGGAATCCGCACCCGAGCGGCTGCGCTGAACTTCCTGCGCTTTGGCGCGACGCGCCTCGGGGCTTCATCCGGCCCGACGCTGGTCCGGAAGTAG
- a CDS encoding Na/Pi cotransporter family protein, with translation MGWSLAGAVLSIVAFVSSLRVMRMGLEGLAKGRLPALLRQCAGTTTRGLLTGTLVSALLQSSAAVTAITVGLVAGGNLAFRDTIGIILGANVGTTLTSQLLTFNLWQFAVPALVLGLAALLTGWLRRSAKLHCAGLAIVGFAGIMIALEVLVAALHPLALTAWFSKWLATAGSDPLLALLTGCLASAMLQSSTATTVITMALAMDRLIPLEGAVCIILGANVGTCATSVIAAIGQSRAAMQVAVAHVLLNVAGAVLAFPFVDAFANLVTWIGGPANRQVANVHTIFNVVCTLLAWPIAAQFARLVERLLPDQRRAG, from the coding sequence ATGGGGTGGAGTCTTGCAGGCGCCGTGCTGTCCATTGTGGCGTTTGTCTCTTCGCTCCGCGTCATGCGGATGGGGCTGGAAGGACTCGCCAAAGGTCGGCTGCCCGCCCTCTTGCGCCAGTGCGCAGGGACGACGACGCGCGGCCTCTTGACTGGAACGCTGGTCAGCGCGCTGCTTCAGAGCAGCGCGGCCGTCACGGCCATCACGGTCGGCCTCGTCGCCGGCGGAAATCTTGCGTTTCGAGATACCATTGGCATCATTCTCGGTGCTAATGTGGGAACCACGCTGACGTCGCAGCTGCTGACGTTCAACCTGTGGCAGTTCGCCGTCCCCGCCCTTGTGCTGGGGCTGGCCGCTCTCCTGACGGGCTGGCTGAGGCGCTCCGCCAAGCTTCACTGCGCCGGGTTGGCGATTGTCGGCTTTGCCGGCATCATGATTGCCCTCGAGGTGCTGGTGGCTGCACTGCACCCGCTGGCGCTCACGGCGTGGTTCTCCAAATGGCTGGCGACTGCCGGAAGCGATCCGCTGCTGGCGCTGTTGACCGGGTGTTTGGCCAGCGCCATGCTGCAGTCGAGTACGGCCACCACCGTGATCACCATGGCACTAGCGATGGACAGGCTGATTCCACTCGAAGGCGCCGTGTGTATCATCCTCGGCGCCAACGTGGGCACGTGCGCGACGTCTGTGATTGCCGCCATTGGCCAGTCCCGCGCTGCAATGCAGGTTGCCGTCGCCCACGTGCTGCTGAATGTGGCAGGCGCAGTGCTCGCGTTTCCGTTTGTGGACGCATTCGCGAACCTGGTGACCTGGATTGGCGGGCCCGCAAACCGACAGGTGGCAAACGTGCATACCATTTTCAACGTCGTCTGCACCTTGTTGGCATGGCCCATCGCGGCACAGTTCGCCCGCCTCGTGGAACGGCTACTTCCGGACCAGCGTCGGGCCGGATGA
- the rpsU gene encoding 30S ribosomal protein S21, producing MSEIKVRKNESLDSALRRFKKQTAKDGVLAEMRKRKHYEKPSVARKKKSEAAARKKRRAF from the coding sequence ATGTCCGAAATCAAGGTTCGGAAGAACGAATCCCTGGACAGCGCGCTGCGTCGCTTCAAGAAGCAGACCGCCAAAGACGGGGTTTTGGCGGAAATGCGGAAACGGAAGCATTACGAGAAGCCGAGCGTTGCGCGGAAGAAGAAGTCCGAAGCTGCCGCGCGGAAAAAGCGCCGCGCGTTTTAA
- a CDS encoding GatB/YqeY domain-containing protein produces the protein MGLSEQLSEDMKQAMKEKDKLRLSVIRMVRAAVKNKEIETGAALTDDEVLGIVQKELKQRRDSLQAFESGGRADLVDEAKAEIAVLESYLPAQLSEDELRDIAARIIAEVGATGKRDTGKVMSKLMPEIRGKADGKLAQQVVQTLLP, from the coding sequence ATGGGATTGTCTGAGCAACTGTCGGAAGACATGAAACAGGCGATGAAGGAGAAGGACAAACTTCGCTTGTCTGTCATCCGGATGGTGCGAGCGGCCGTGAAGAACAAGGAGATCGAAACAGGTGCGGCGTTGACCGACGACGAGGTCCTTGGCATCGTGCAGAAAGAGCTCAAACAACGCAGAGACTCCCTCCAAGCGTTTGAGAGTGGCGGACGTGCCGACCTGGTCGACGAGGCGAAAGCAGAAATTGCTGTGCTGGAATCGTACTTGCCTGCCCAGCTGAGCGAGGATGAACTGCGCGACATTGCAGCGCGCATCATCGCCGAAGTGGGTGCGACAGGGAAGCGTGATACCGGCAAAGTGATGTCGAAACTGATGCCGGAAATCCGCGGCAAAGCGGATGGAAAGCTTGCACAGCAGGTCGTGCAGACCCTGCTTCCATAG